Proteins encoded by one window of Dryocola sp. LX212:
- a CDS encoding LacI family DNA-binding transcriptional regulator has translation MSTINDVSRLAGVSKATVSRVLSGSRGVKEASRAAVLQAVETLNYRPNVIAQSLLSQSTGCIGVICAQENINQTTGYLYALEKHLSQHQKHLLLRFASGKAEVMHALEELTCGLCDDVLIIGARFPLDIPYENVILVDCLEFDAANSIQFDHAFAAETACNYLIKQGRRQIALIAPETSCPVEQVLLGYKRALENNFLPFNRNLIFMDATSSSVALQVLLNNSTTVNFNALLVADEQEAQRVITQLQAFNKSVPGDIMVFSLAGTLHLPGIPTIPAIEYSMDAMAARIVSRLNEKSESVAGSSVLRGDLIIP, from the coding sequence ATGTCGACAATCAACGATGTATCGCGTCTGGCCGGGGTATCTAAAGCCACGGTGTCACGCGTGTTGAGCGGTTCACGCGGGGTAAAAGAAGCCAGCCGTGCTGCCGTATTGCAGGCGGTGGAAACGCTGAATTACCGGCCAAACGTCATTGCACAGTCTTTGCTGAGCCAGTCAACCGGCTGTATCGGGGTGATCTGCGCCCAGGAGAACATCAACCAGACGACAGGGTATCTTTACGCGCTGGAAAAGCATCTGAGCCAGCACCAGAAGCATCTGCTGCTGCGCTTTGCCAGCGGCAAAGCCGAAGTCATGCACGCGCTGGAAGAGCTGACCTGCGGCCTGTGCGATGACGTGCTGATTATCGGCGCGCGCTTCCCGCTGGATATCCCCTATGAAAACGTCATCCTGGTGGATTGTCTGGAGTTTGATGCCGCCAACAGCATCCAGTTTGACCATGCCTTTGCGGCGGAAACAGCCTGTAACTACCTGATCAAGCAGGGGCGCAGGCAGATTGCGCTTATTGCCCCTGAAACCAGCTGTCCTGTGGAGCAGGTGCTGCTGGGCTACAAGCGGGCGCTGGAAAATAACTTCCTGCCGTTTAACCGCAACCTGATCTTTATGGATGCTACCTCGTCGTCCGTAGCGTTGCAGGTGCTGCTTAACAACAGCACGACGGTAAATTTTAATGCTCTGCTGGTGGCGGACGAGCAGGAGGCGCAGCGGGTTATCACGCAGCTGCAGGCGTTTAATAAATCCGTGCCTGGGGACATTATGGTGTTTAGCCTGGCGGGCACACTGCATCTGCCGGGTATTCCGACAATTCCGGCAATCGAGTATTCAATGGACGCCATGGCGGCGCGCATCGTCAGCAGGCTGAATGAGAAAAGCGAAAGCGTGGCGGGGAGTTCCGTGCTGCGCGGGGATTTGATTATCCCGTAA
- a CDS encoding carbohydrate porin — protein MKLITKLPVALAVLAALCPISSFAQEFTQEQIDQIVAKAVDKALADREAKIEAARVKRTDPLVTPQVPEPATAELAIPYGVKFTGYARYGAHFQAGDQKYVGVDGSYNGTSAIGRLGNEGNGGEFQLTKAFKSEAGAIWDVGVMFDHWGDEVNLKKAYAGVTNLFASQPNAYFWAGRDFHQRPQQGINDYFWMNHDGQGAGVKNFDLGFAQLDVAGVSSVEQCNPEMIEDGDNPSRISCTGSSGTGDSGNYAATSKLHGIKFGPIDFELYANYGFDSKAIDSDERAKAWQAAVVLSHTGDNSLNKIIARYSDHSDNSVYNKTNGLHTVYTSFEGSYKFTPQAQIEYLLAFHDYDNDDLPSDNRRNYGAIVRPMYFWNDIHSTWLEAGYQRVDYENDGDNKGWKLTLSQNISIAMGPEFRPMLRFYVTGGQVENNHTTRVAGEESTQLDSFNIGGMWEAWF, from the coding sequence ATGAAATTAATAACTAAGCTGCCGGTCGCCCTCGCAGTTCTCGCCGCCCTTTGCCCAATTTCTTCCTTTGCGCAGGAGTTCACGCAGGAGCAAATCGATCAAATCGTGGCAAAGGCCGTAGATAAAGCGCTGGCAGACCGCGAAGCGAAAATCGAGGCGGCGCGGGTCAAAAGAACCGATCCTCTTGTCACCCCGCAGGTGCCCGAGCCTGCCACGGCGGAGCTGGCCATTCCCTACGGCGTGAAGTTCACCGGCTACGCCCGCTACGGCGCGCACTTCCAGGCGGGAGACCAAAAATACGTGGGCGTCGACGGTTCCTATAACGGTACCTCTGCCATTGGTCGACTGGGTAACGAAGGTAACGGCGGCGAATTCCAGCTCACCAAAGCGTTCAAAAGCGAAGCGGGCGCCATCTGGGACGTGGGCGTGATGTTCGACCACTGGGGCGATGAGGTGAACCTCAAAAAAGCCTACGCCGGGGTGACTAACCTCTTTGCCTCCCAGCCGAACGCCTATTTCTGGGCCGGGCGCGACTTCCATCAGCGTCCGCAGCAGGGCATCAACGACTACTTCTGGATGAACCACGACGGCCAGGGTGCCGGGGTGAAAAACTTCGACCTGGGCTTTGCACAGCTCGACGTGGCGGGCGTCTCTTCGGTTGAGCAGTGTAATCCGGAAATGATCGAGGACGGCGATAACCCGTCACGCATCTCCTGTACCGGCAGCTCCGGCACCGGCGACAGCGGCAACTATGCGGCGACTTCTAAACTTCACGGCATCAAATTTGGGCCGATCGATTTCGAGCTGTACGCCAACTACGGCTTCGATTCCAAAGCCATCGACAGCGACGAACGCGCCAAAGCCTGGCAGGCGGCCGTGGTGCTCAGCCACACGGGCGACAACAGCCTGAACAAAATCATCGCCCGCTATTCCGACCACTCGGACAACAGCGTATATAACAAAACCAACGGCCTGCACACCGTCTACACCAGCTTCGAGGGCAGCTATAAGTTCACCCCGCAGGCCCAGATTGAATACCTGCTGGCGTTCCACGATTACGACAATGATGACCTGCCGTCCGACAACCGCCGCAACTACGGCGCGATCGTCCGTCCGATGTATTTCTGGAACGACATTCATTCGACCTGGCTGGAAGCGGGCTATCAGCGCGTGGATTATGAAAACGACGGCGATAACAAGGGCTGGAAGCTGACGCTGTCCCAGAACATCTCCATCGCGATGGGGCCGGAGTTCCGCCCGATGCTGCGCTTCTACGTCACCGGCGGCCAGGTTGAAAACAACCACACCACCCGCGTGGCGGGCGAAGAGAGCACCCAGCTTGATTCGTTTAACATAGGCGGCATGTGGGAAGCCTGGTTCTGA
- a CDS encoding xanthine dehydrogenase family protein subunit M produces MKAFTYERVKNPAEAAASAQGKPGAKFIAGGTNLLDLMKLDIETPPHLIDVNGLALDKIEPTENGGLRIGALVRNTDLAADERVRRDYAVLSRALLAGASGQLRNQATTAGNLLQRTRCPYFYDTNQPCNKRLPGSGCAALEGFSRQHAVVGTSKACIATHPSDMAVAMRLLDAVVETVSPDGSERKIPVAEFYRAPGNTPHLETVLKAGELIVAVTLPAPLGGTHIYRKVRDRSSYAFALVSVAAVVQSDGTGRVALGGVAHKPWRMEEADALLPQGAKGVYDRLFAGATPTPENEFKLILAKRTLASVLTEARG; encoded by the coding sequence ATGAAGGCATTCACCTACGAACGCGTAAAAAACCCGGCGGAGGCGGCTGCCAGCGCCCAGGGCAAGCCCGGTGCTAAATTTATTGCGGGCGGCACCAACCTGCTCGATCTGATGAAGCTGGATATAGAAACCCCGCCCCACCTGATAGACGTTAACGGCCTTGCGCTGGATAAAATTGAGCCGACGGAAAACGGCGGCCTGCGGATCGGCGCGCTGGTACGCAACACCGATCTGGCAGCCGACGAGCGTGTACGACGCGACTACGCCGTGCTTTCACGCGCGCTGCTTGCGGGTGCTTCCGGCCAGCTGCGCAACCAGGCAACCACCGCCGGAAACCTCCTCCAGCGTACCCGCTGCCCCTATTTCTACGACACGAATCAACCCTGCAACAAACGCCTTCCCGGCAGCGGCTGCGCGGCCCTGGAGGGCTTCAGCCGTCAGCATGCCGTAGTAGGAACCAGTAAGGCCTGCATCGCCACCCACCCCAGCGATATGGCGGTTGCCATGCGGCTGTTGGACGCGGTGGTAGAGACCGTCAGCCCGGACGGCAGCGAGCGAAAGATCCCTGTCGCAGAGTTCTACCGCGCGCCGGGCAATACGCCCCATCTGGAGACCGTCCTCAAAGCAGGCGAGCTGATCGTCGCCGTTACGCTCCCCGCCCCGCTCGGCGGCACGCACATTTACCGTAAGGTCCGCGACCGATCATCCTACGCCTTTGCGCTGGTATCCGTCGCCGCAGTGGTGCAAAGCGATGGTACGGGCCGGGTTGCGCTCGGCGGCGTTGCGCACAAGCCCTGGCGCATGGAAGAGGCGGATGCCCTGCTTCCTCAAGGGGCGAAAGGGGTTTACGACAGGCTGTTTGCCGGAGCCACGCCAACGCCTGAAAACGAATTCAAGCTGATCCTGGCGAAGCGCACGCTCGCCTCGGTGCTGACGGAAGCGAGGGGATAA
- the paoA gene encoding aldehyde dehydrogenase iron-sulfur subunit PaoA, with protein sequence MSKIFCIRDFDLPEYNLTRRDLLKAGAVSAAAAATMTHSSPLGASELKTTPPPAMTPVTLKVNGKEQRLEVDTRTTLLDALRENLHLTGTKKGCDHGQCGACTVIVNGRRLNSCLTLAVMQDGAEVTTIEGLGTPDNLHPMQAAFIKHDGYQCGYCTPGQICSSVAVLKEIEDGIPSHVTLDLVSPAQPTQEEIRERMSGNICRCGAYSNILAAIEDVSGGQKS encoded by the coding sequence ATGAGCAAAATTTTCTGCATAAGGGATTTTGACCTGCCTGAATACAACCTGACGAGGCGCGATCTGCTGAAAGCAGGCGCGGTCTCTGCGGCGGCGGCGGCGACCATGACGCACTCCAGCCCGCTGGGAGCCAGCGAGCTGAAAACGACCCCGCCACCGGCAATGACCCCCGTGACGCTGAAGGTCAACGGCAAAGAGCAGCGGCTGGAAGTCGATACCCGGACGACCCTGCTGGACGCGCTGCGGGAAAACCTGCATCTCACCGGCACCAAAAAAGGCTGTGACCACGGCCAGTGCGGGGCCTGTACGGTTATCGTCAACGGACGCCGTCTTAACTCCTGCCTGACCCTGGCGGTGATGCAGGACGGCGCCGAAGTCACCACTATCGAAGGCCTCGGCACGCCGGATAACCTGCATCCTATGCAAGCCGCGTTCATCAAACACGATGGCTACCAGTGCGGCTACTGCACCCCGGGACAAATTTGTTCGTCCGTGGCGGTGCTAAAAGAAATCGAAGACGGGATCCCAAGCCACGTCACCCTCGATCTTGTTTCCCCGGCCCAGCCGACTCAGGAGGAGATACGCGAACGCATGAGCGGCAACATCTGCCGTTGCGGGGCTTACTCCAACATTCTTGCGGCGATTGAAGACGTCTCCGGGGGGCAGAAATCATGA
- the lpxP gene encoding kdo(2)-lipid IV(A) palmitoleoyltransferase codes for MSTKPLFSKGLLHPRYWLTWFGLAILWLWVQLPYPVLLKMGRFIGKFSMRFLKRRVSIARQNLKLCFPQYSDQHVDSIVEQNFASLGMGLIETGMAWFWPDERVRKWFDVRGLENLHAACEKGRGVMVIGVHFMSLELGGRVMGLCQPMMAMYRPHNNKAMEFVQTIGRSRSNKAMIDRRNLKGMVKALKSGEAVWFAPDQDYGPKGSSFVPFFAVQEAATTNGTYTIARLAKPAILTTVLIRKPDGSGYQLVIEPELVDYPVDDEQAAAAYMNRKIEHEIMRAPEQYLWLHRRFKTRPFGQDKLYSA; via the coding sequence ATGTCTACAAAACCGCTGTTTTCCAAAGGCTTGCTTCATCCACGTTACTGGTTGACCTGGTTTGGCCTGGCCATTTTATGGCTCTGGGTACAGCTGCCTTATCCCGTTCTTCTGAAAATGGGCCGTTTTATCGGCAAATTTTCCATGCGCTTCTTAAAGCGCCGCGTCTCCATTGCGCGCCAGAATCTTAAACTCTGCTTCCCGCAGTATTCCGACCAGCACGTTGATTCCATCGTCGAGCAAAACTTTGCCTCCCTCGGTATGGGCCTGATTGAAACGGGCATGGCCTGGTTCTGGCCTGACGAGCGTGTGCGTAAATGGTTTGACGTGCGCGGACTGGAAAACCTGCATGCCGCCTGCGAAAAGGGCCGTGGCGTGATGGTCATCGGCGTTCATTTTATGTCGCTTGAGCTGGGAGGCCGCGTCATGGGCCTGTGCCAGCCGATGATGGCGATGTACCGCCCGCATAATAACAAAGCGATGGAGTTCGTGCAGACCATCGGTCGTTCACGCTCCAATAAGGCGATGATTGACCGTCGCAATCTTAAAGGCATGGTCAAAGCGCTGAAGTCCGGCGAAGCCGTGTGGTTTGCCCCGGACCAGGACTACGGCCCGAAGGGCAGCTCTTTCGTGCCGTTTTTCGCCGTGCAGGAAGCCGCCACCACCAACGGCACTTACACCATAGCGCGCCTGGCAAAACCGGCCATCCTGACCACGGTGCTTATCCGCAAGCCGGACGGCTCCGGCTACCAGCTGGTGATTGAACCTGAGCTTGTCGACTACCCGGTGGATGACGAACAGGCCGCTGCCGCCTACATGAACCGTAAGATCGAACACGAAATCATGCGCGCGCCGGAGCAGTATCTCTGGCTACATCGCAGATTTAAAACGCGTCCTTTCGGTCAGGACAAGCTCTACAGCGCCTGA
- a CDS encoding PTS sugar transporter subunit IIB — translation MIRIMLCCSAGMSTSLLVRKMVAAAAERGLPVEIEAYGVADFDNQFPRYQVVLLGPQVKYMLNGLAEKAASKGIPVRAIDTMDYGMQRGDKVLDYALSLIETANQKVNI, via the coding sequence ATGATCAGGATTATGTTGTGTTGTTCCGCCGGGATGTCCACTAGCCTGCTGGTGCGCAAAATGGTCGCCGCCGCCGCCGAGCGCGGCCTGCCCGTGGAAATCGAAGCTTATGGCGTAGCCGATTTCGATAACCAGTTCCCGCGCTACCAGGTCGTGCTGCTTGGGCCGCAGGTAAAGTACATGCTCAACGGGCTGGCGGAAAAGGCGGCATCGAAAGGGATCCCGGTGCGGGCGATTGATACGATGGATTACGGCATGCAGCGCGGCGACAAGGTGCTCGACTACGCGCTTTCCCTTATCGAGACCGCAAATCAGAAGGTCAACATATGA
- the ampH gene encoding D-alanyl-D-alanine-carboxypeptidase/endopeptidase AmpH produces the protein MKICLPRIAALVLAALPVLGFAQTSPDPVFASEIAERYANHIFYGSGATGMAMVVIDGNQRVFHSFGETRPGNNVRPQLDSVIRIASLTKLMTSEMLVKMLDQGKVKLNDPLSKYAPPGARVPTFKGEPIRLVNLATHTSALPREQPGGAPHRTVFTWPTQNQRWNWLSTATLKYAPGSTAAYSNLAFDLLADALSRAAGKPYATLFDEQIARPLGMKDTTFTPSPDQCKRLMVAEKGASPCDNTLAAVGSGGVYSTPDDMMRWMQQFLSSDFHQRNGQADRMQTLIYQRKQLHKVIGMDVPGKADALGLGWVYMSPKSGRPGIVQKTGGGGGFITYMAMVPQSNVGVFVVITRSPLTRFVNMSDGVNDLVSELSGYAPVVTPTS, from the coding sequence TTGAAAATTTGTCTCCCGCGCATCGCCGCGCTCGTTCTTGCTGCGCTGCCCGTCCTGGGGTTTGCGCAAACCTCGCCCGATCCTGTTTTTGCTTCTGAAATCGCGGAGCGCTACGCCAACCATATCTTCTACGGCAGCGGCGCTACCGGAATGGCGATGGTGGTGATCGACGGCAACCAGCGTGTATTCCACAGCTTTGGCGAAACCCGCCCCGGCAACAACGTGCGGCCCCAGCTCGATTCGGTAATCCGTATCGCCTCGCTGACCAAGCTGATGACCAGCGAGATGCTGGTGAAAATGCTCGACCAGGGCAAAGTGAAGCTGAACGATCCGCTAAGCAAATACGCGCCGCCCGGCGCACGGGTGCCGACCTTTAAAGGTGAGCCTATCAGGCTGGTGAACCTGGCCACGCATACCAGCGCCCTGCCCCGCGAACAACCCGGCGGCGCACCGCACCGCACCGTATTCACATGGCCCACGCAAAACCAGCGCTGGAACTGGCTCTCAACCGCCACGCTGAAGTATGCCCCGGGCAGTACGGCGGCTTACTCAAATCTGGCCTTTGACCTGCTGGCGGATGCCCTTAGCCGGGCCGCCGGAAAACCCTACGCCACGCTGTTTGACGAGCAGATTGCCCGTCCGCTGGGGATGAAGGACACCACGTTTACGCCTTCGCCGGACCAGTGCAAGCGCCTGATGGTGGCTGAGAAAGGTGCCAGCCCCTGCGATAACACGCTGGCGGCAGTGGGTAGCGGCGGCGTTTACTCCACGCCGGACGACATGATGCGCTGGATGCAGCAGTTCTTAAGCTCCGACTTCCACCAGCGCAACGGCCAGGCAGACCGCATGCAAACGCTGATCTACCAGCGCAAGCAGCTGCACAAAGTGATTGGTATGGACGTGCCGGGCAAGGCTGACGCGCTGGGCCTGGGCTGGGTCTATATGTCGCCGAAGAGTGGCCGTCCGGGGATCGTACAGAAAACCGGCGGCGGCGGCGGTTTCATCACCTACATGGCGATGGTGCCGCAAAGTAACGTCGGGGTATTTGTGGTAATTACCCGTTCGCCACTGACCCGCTTTGTGAACATGAGCGACGGCGTGAACGATCTGGTGTCTGAACTCAGCGGCTATGCGCCCGTGGTGACGCCAACATCCTGA
- a CDS encoding PTS sugar transporter subunit IIC — protein sequence MSSLYQSMVAIIEQSITPLAGRLGQQKYVIAIRDGFTAALPFMIIGSFMLVFIFPPFSADTTLGFARAWLDFSQTWREQLMLPFNLSMGVMTFFISVGIGASLGRQFNLDPVMSGLLAFMAFLLVAAPYADGKISTQYLSGQGIFTALITAIYSTRMYAWLKQNNITIRLPKEVPTGVARSFEILIPVLVVIGTLHPLNLFIEAQTGMILPQAIMHLLEPLVSASDSLPAILLSVLLCQIFWFAGIHGSLIVTGIMNPFWMANLSANQAALAAGTVLPHVYLQGFWDHYLLIGGVGSTLPLAFLLLRSRATHLRTIGKMGVVPSLFNINEPILFGAPIIMNPMLFIPFIFVPMINACLAYGATKLGWIAQVVSLTPWTTPAPIGASWAANWALSPVIMCGICMVMSAVMYLPFLRAYERSLLKAEEEKSQILTPATELN from the coding sequence ATGAGCTCTTTATATCAGTCAATGGTTGCCATTATCGAGCAGTCCATTACCCCGCTCGCAGGCCGCCTGGGCCAGCAGAAGTACGTGATTGCCATCCGCGACGGCTTTACCGCCGCCCTGCCGTTTATGATCATCGGCTCGTTCATGCTGGTCTTTATCTTCCCGCCCTTCTCGGCGGACACCACGCTCGGCTTTGCCCGCGCCTGGCTGGATTTCTCGCAGACCTGGCGCGAACAGCTCATGCTGCCGTTTAACCTCAGCATGGGCGTGATGACGTTCTTTATTTCTGTGGGTATCGGCGCGAGCCTCGGGCGGCAGTTTAACCTCGATCCGGTGATGTCCGGCCTGCTTGCGTTTATGGCCTTTCTGCTGGTCGCCGCGCCGTATGCGGACGGCAAGATCTCTACCCAGTATCTTTCCGGGCAGGGGATCTTTACCGCCCTGATCACCGCTATTTATTCCACGCGGATGTACGCCTGGCTTAAGCAGAACAACATTACTATACGCCTGCCGAAAGAGGTGCCGACCGGCGTTGCGCGCTCGTTTGAAATTCTGATCCCTGTGCTGGTTGTTATCGGTACGCTGCATCCGCTAAACCTGTTCATTGAAGCGCAAACCGGCATGATCCTGCCGCAGGCGATTATGCACCTGCTGGAGCCGCTGGTTTCCGCGTCCGACTCCCTGCCTGCGATTTTGCTTTCCGTTCTGCTGTGCCAGATCTTCTGGTTCGCCGGGATCCACGGCTCGCTGATCGTCACCGGTATCATGAACCCGTTCTGGATGGCGAACCTTTCTGCCAACCAGGCCGCGTTGGCGGCGGGTACCGTGTTGCCCCATGTCTATCTACAGGGTTTCTGGGATCACTACCTGCTTATCGGCGGCGTGGGTTCGACGCTCCCGCTGGCATTTCTGCTGCTGCGCAGCCGCGCCACCCACCTGCGAACCATCGGCAAAATGGGCGTGGTGCCGAGCCTCTTTAATATCAACGAACCTATTTTGTTCGGCGCGCCAATTATCATGAACCCGATGCTGTTTATTCCGTTCATCTTTGTGCCGATGATTAACGCCTGCCTCGCCTATGGCGCGACAAAATTAGGCTGGATTGCCCAGGTTGTTTCGCTGACCCCATGGACCACCCCTGCGCCAATTGGTGCCTCGTGGGCGGCGAACTGGGCGCTAAGCCCGGTCATAATGTGCGGCATCTGCATGGTGATGTCGGCAGTTATGTATTTACCCTTCCTGCGCGCCTATGAACGCTCGCTATTAAAAGCCGAAGAAGAAAAGTCTCAGATATTAACCCCGGCTACCGAACTCAATTAA
- a CDS encoding PTS lactose/cellobiose transporter subunit IIA — MIDLEEAVMEIIMNAGQARSLCFEALHAARNDRIDEAKSLLREADGYSRQAHLMQTKLIEQDAGEAKQPMTLIMVHAQDHLMTSMLARELSQEIIHLYQR, encoded by the coding sequence ATGATCGACTTAGAAGAAGCCGTCATGGAAATAATCATGAACGCCGGTCAGGCCCGCAGCCTCTGTTTTGAAGCGCTACACGCTGCCCGCAACGACCGCATTGACGAGGCGAAAAGCCTGCTGCGCGAAGCCGACGGTTACTCGCGCCAGGCGCACCTGATGCAAACGAAATTAATCGAACAAGATGCAGGCGAGGCGAAACAGCCGATGACATTAATTATGGTGCACGCTCAGGACCATTTAATGACGTCAATGCTGGCCCGCGAACTGTCGCAGGAAATTATTCACCTTTATCAGCGCTAA
- a CDS encoding YncE family protein, translated as MIKKRTALAALIALALTGCTAQQTKTDQPAAAAQTEQKSALTQRELSEGVYEMAFSQQTGALYVATAQGFKTVQGGVIYKLDPVTLKTLGESYTDLKNFGAVMDADGKTLFVTNSLDGGISAVNVEDGKVLKRLLFTERNEKGLPYGAREIILHDGLLYVGGVADPAVIWVVDAKTLKLKKRINNAGKWVTGLLYSEQTQRIYAANGGGEILVINPRTNRIEKRWKPLGDKPALLLNLAEDPATGRLFVTDNSKAKTTLVLDIKTGEVLKNLATGDTLAVKFNAKRNELYLTQRESGRLLILDATTYAQKKSIDLPPHPNSLLLSADGQTLYVTVKQGFNKDHTTKGPDSIVRVDLAQ; from the coding sequence GTGATAAAAAAAAGAACGGCGCTGGCGGCGCTCATTGCGCTGGCATTAACGGGATGTACCGCTCAGCAAACCAAAACCGATCAGCCCGCAGCCGCTGCTCAGACGGAGCAAAAAAGCGCTTTAACGCAGCGTGAGCTTTCTGAAGGCGTGTATGAAATGGCGTTCAGCCAGCAGACGGGCGCGCTGTATGTCGCTACCGCGCAGGGGTTTAAAACCGTGCAGGGCGGAGTAATCTACAAGCTGGATCCGGTGACGCTGAAAACGCTGGGGGAATCGTACACCGACCTGAAAAACTTCGGCGCGGTAATGGATGCGGACGGCAAGACGCTGTTTGTGACCAACTCGCTGGACGGCGGCATCAGCGCGGTCAACGTTGAAGATGGTAAGGTGCTCAAACGCCTGCTGTTCACCGAACGTAACGAGAAAGGTCTGCCGTACGGCGCGCGTGAAATCATTCTTCATGACGGGCTGCTGTACGTAGGCGGCGTAGCGGATCCTGCGGTGATCTGGGTGGTGGATGCGAAGACGCTGAAGCTGAAAAAGCGCATCAATAACGCCGGGAAGTGGGTAACTGGCCTGCTTTACTCAGAGCAGACGCAGCGGATCTACGCCGCAAACGGCGGCGGTGAGATTCTGGTGATCAACCCGCGGACTAACCGTATCGAAAAACGCTGGAAGCCGCTCGGGGATAAACCAGCGCTGCTGCTTAACCTGGCAGAAGATCCGGCGACGGGCCGCCTGTTCGTGACCGACAACTCAAAGGCGAAAACCACGCTGGTGCTGGATATCAAAACCGGGGAAGTGCTGAAGAACCTGGCGACGGGCGATACCCTGGCGGTGAAATTCAACGCGAAGCGCAACGAGCTGTACCTGACCCAGCGCGAATCCGGCAGGCTGCTGATTCTGGATGCCACGACGTATGCGCAGAAAAAATCCATCGACCTGCCTCCGCATCCAAATAGCCTGCTGCTCTCTGCCGACGGACAAACGCTGTATGTGACGGTGAAGCAGGGCTTTAATAAGGACCACACCACCAAAGGGCCGGACAGTATTGTTCGGGTGGATTTAGCGCAGTAG
- a CDS encoding DUF445 domain-containing protein, with translation MDKMAELKKTKRIALSLLLIAAAVFVTTLFLPPSFWVSGLKAISEAAMVGALADWFAVVALFRRVPIPFIARHTAIIPRNKDRIGENLGVFVQEKFLDTQSLIALIRRHEPAQMIGVWFSRPDNAQRVGQHLMQILNGFLDMTDDSRIQSLLRRAVHKAIDKVDLSYSSALLLESMTKNNRHQALLDAMIAQLVTWLDRESSRDFIAHQIVHWLETEHPRKAKILPTEWLGEHSAELVTSAVNNLLDDITHDRGHQLRKAFDRATFKFIDRLKSDPEMAAKAENIKTYLKEDEAFNRYLSEMWGDLRKWLKEDMRSEDSRIKQRIAEAGQWFGETLVNDSALRASLNEHLEQAVGKVAPEFATFLTRHISDTVKGWDAKDMSAQIELNIGKDLQFIRINGTLVGGTVGLLLFLLSQLPSVIHF, from the coding sequence ATGGATAAAATGGCTGAACTGAAAAAAACCAAGCGCATCGCGCTCTCTTTACTGCTGATTGCTGCGGCAGTCTTTGTCACAACCCTTTTCCTCCCGCCGAGCTTCTGGGTCAGCGGCCTGAAGGCGATTTCCGAAGCCGCGATGGTCGGCGCGCTGGCCGACTGGTTCGCCGTGGTGGCGCTGTTCCGCCGCGTGCCGATCCCGTTTATCGCCCGGCATACCGCGATTATTCCCCGCAACAAAGACCGCATCGGCGAAAACCTCGGCGTCTTTGTACAGGAGAAATTCCTCGATACCCAGTCGCTGATAGCCCTGATCCGCCGCCACGAACCGGCGCAGATGATTGGCGTCTGGTTCAGCAGGCCCGACAACGCGCAGCGCGTCGGCCAGCATCTGATGCAGATCTTGAACGGATTTCTGGATATGACCGACGACTCGCGCATTCAGAGCCTGCTGCGCCGGGCGGTGCACAAGGCGATCGATAAGGTTGACCTGAGCTACTCCAGCGCCCTGCTGCTCGAGAGCATGACGAAAAACAACCGCCATCAGGCTCTGTTGGACGCGATGATTGCCCAGCTGGTGACCTGGCTTGACCGCGAAAGCTCACGTGATTTTATTGCCCATCAGATTGTGCACTGGCTGGAAACAGAGCATCCGCGTAAAGCAAAAATCCTGCCGACGGAGTGGCTGGGCGAGCACAGCGCCGAGCTGGTGACCAGCGCGGTCAATAATCTGCTCGACGACATCACCCACGATCGGGGGCACCAGCTGCGCAAGGCCTTCGACCGCGCCACCTTTAAGTTCATCGACAGACTGAAGAGCGACCCGGAAATGGCCGCTAAAGCCGAGAATATCAAAACGTATCTGAAGGAGGACGAAGCCTTCAACCGCTACCTGAGCGAGATGTGGGGCGACCTGCGGAAATGGCTGAAGGAGGATATGCGCTCGGAGGACTCCCGCATCAAACAGCGCATTGCCGAGGCGGGCCAGTGGTTTGGGGAAACGCTGGTGAACGACAGCGCGCTGCGCGCGTCGCTTAACGAACATCTTGAGCAGGCCGTCGGCAAAGTCGCACCGGAGTTCGCCACCTTCCTGACCAGGCACATCAGCGATACGGTAAAAGGCTGGGACGCGAAAGATATGTCCGCGCAGATTGAGCTGAACATCGGCAAGGACTTACAATTTATACGCATCAACGGCACGCTGGTCGGCGGCACCGTCGGCCTGCTGCTGTTCCTGCTCTCGCAGCTGCCTTCGGTGATTCATTTTTGA